In Juglans regia cultivar Chandler unplaced genomic scaffold, Walnut 2.0 Scaffold_20674, whole genome shotgun sequence, the sequence TGGAAGGGTTGAGCGTAGTGGTCGAAGATTTGGCGAGTTTGGTCAGAATCCTGGTTGGTTTCTTCCTCGCCCGATTGCATGATTATGCCAGTGTTGCCCCATTCGTATTCCAGCATTTTGCTATGTGCAGACGGCCTCTTCCCCCTGCGGGCTACGACGTTTCTGCGCACAGAACatatagtgagagagagaggaagcaAAAGTGTAAGCGCAcagcattttttttcctatttgttttgttttttctattggtTCGTCTCTGTGACCAGGAAAAGCTCCTCGTGGAATATGACGCGGTACGATAGGAaagctagaaaaagaaaatgtctaAATTCCATTTGATTTCACCTATAAAAATGCCAAACTCTTTCACGAACCAAGAACCCGCACTGCACCAGTAGTTCTGCTAGCCAGATCTCTCATATATTCTGCCTTcgacttctttctttttctgaaGTGAACTGTGTGATCTCTCCCTAAGCTTTCAGCAATTGTGGTTGATTCACAGCTCTCCTCCCCGCTTGGACCTCCGGCGTGCGACAAGGATTCCAAGGCACTTCTGTTCATCGAGGAGATGACGAGGGAAACGGGCGCTGTCCAGGAGAGGGTTTTGCGGGAGATACTGTTTCGGAACGCCGAGACTGAGTACCTCAGGAGGTTCCAGCTCAATGGCGCTACGGACCGAGACACGTTCAAGTCGAAA encodes:
- the LOC109020307 gene encoding probable indole-3-acetic acid-amido synthetase GH3.1 gives rise to the protein MIMPVLPHSYSSILLCADGLFPLRATTFLRTEHIVRERGSKSLSSPLGPPACDKDSKALLFIEEMTRETGAVQERVLREILFRNAETEYLRRFQLNGATDRDTFKSKVPVVTYEDLQPDIQRIANGDRSFIFSAHPISEFLTR